One Tunturibacter gelidoferens genomic region harbors:
- the rpoN gene encoding RNA polymerase factor sigma-54 has translation MLLQPKLNLKVSQRQVLTPGLVQMVSVLALNKLELREMINTEMVENPVLEELEESVATLDERAGLEGDRERSAEDVAAESERVEKDPFDEIDFGSYFQDYLDPGFRTASNFEEYDKPSFENFLSQPSTLSDHLAWQLGSLTLSPEVRAAAELVVGNLNENGYLTASDEELVEALMQMQEPERSEPIPFERGTRSRSAHVWDLPETSEGEDGSVQGKSLDLAAASDETVGVFLAAVREARKVVNFLDPVGVGSRDLRECLLIQICAQQGEAAIVLRRHQMHAADAAAKNGPAGDEDYGATEVVATSDHPGREDVFSIATHIVTNCLPLLQKKDMRELTRSCGRTADEVNAAVEFIRTLDPRPGQRYNHSETRLIEPDVAFVKRDDVYVVLMNEEDMPTLRLNQGYRKMLQQKQTEKEVKEYVKERYKSAIQLLRNIEQRKNTIVRTCEVIVRRQQEFLEHGVNALKPMMIKEVAEEIGVHPSTVSRAVANKYVHTSQGVFELRFFFSEGVNGPEGGDLPLVLLKRKVKKLIEEEDERKPLTDDQLAAELQRQGIQVTRRTVAKYREDMQIPSTHQRRVR, from the coding sequence GTGTTGCTGCAACCGAAGCTGAACTTGAAAGTCTCGCAACGACAGGTATTGACGCCTGGCCTGGTGCAGATGGTCAGCGTGCTGGCGCTGAACAAGCTTGAGCTGAGAGAGATGATCAACACTGAGATGGTGGAGAATCCGGTGCTGGAGGAGTTGGAAGAATCGGTCGCCACGCTGGATGAAAGAGCGGGCCTTGAAGGCGATCGGGAGCGTTCTGCGGAAGATGTTGCCGCGGAGAGTGAAAGGGTGGAAAAAGACCCGTTCGATGAGATCGACTTCGGCAGCTACTTTCAGGATTATCTCGATCCGGGTTTTCGCACGGCCTCTAATTTCGAAGAGTATGACAAGCCATCGTTTGAGAACTTTCTTTCGCAGCCGAGCACACTGAGCGACCATCTGGCGTGGCAGCTTGGGTCGCTGACGCTGAGCCCGGAGGTTCGAGCAGCGGCAGAGTTGGTGGTGGGAAATCTGAATGAAAATGGCTATCTGACGGCGAGCGACGAGGAGCTGGTTGAGGCTCTGATGCAGATGCAGGAACCGGAACGGTCGGAACCGATTCCATTTGAGCGGGGCACCAGGAGCCGGTCTGCGCATGTGTGGGATCTTCCGGAGACGAGCGAGGGAGAAGACGGCTCGGTGCAGGGTAAGTCGTTGGATTTAGCGGCTGCTTCCGATGAGACGGTCGGCGTGTTTTTGGCGGCGGTCCGCGAGGCGCGGAAGGTGGTGAATTTTCTTGACCCAGTGGGAGTGGGGTCGAGGGATTTGCGTGAGTGTCTGCTGATTCAGATATGCGCGCAGCAGGGTGAGGCGGCGATAGTGCTTCGACGCCATCAGATGCATGCTGCAGATGCAGCCGCAAAAAATGGTCCAGCCGGCGACGAAGACTACGGCGCGACAGAGGTGGTAGCAACCTCCGATCATCCGGGACGCGAAGATGTCTTCAGTATCGCGACGCACATTGTGACGAACTGTCTACCGCTGCTGCAGAAGAAGGATATGCGCGAGCTGACCCGGAGCTGCGGACGCACGGCGGACGAAGTGAATGCGGCGGTGGAGTTTATCCGCACCTTGGATCCGCGCCCGGGGCAGCGATATAACCACAGCGAAACGCGGCTGATTGAGCCGGATGTGGCGTTTGTGAAGCGCGATGATGTTTATGTCGTGTTGATGAACGAAGAGGATATGCCGACGCTTCGGTTGAATCAGGGCTATCGCAAAATGCTGCAGCAGAAGCAGACGGAGAAGGAAGTCAAAGAGTACGTGAAGGAGCGGTACAAGTCGGCGATTCAGCTGCTGCGGAATATCGAGCAGAGGAAGAATACGATTGTGCGAACTTGCGAGGTGATCGTCAGGCGGCAGCAAGAGTTTCTGGAGCATGGTGTCAATGCATTGAAGCCGATGATGATCAAAGAGGTTGCAGAGGAGATCGGTGTGCATCCCTCCACGGTGAGCCGCGCGGTCGCGAACAAATATGTCCATACCTCGCAGGGCGTGTTCGAGCTGCGGTTTTTCTTCTCTGAGGGAGTAAACGGGCCGGAGGGCGGCGATCTTCCGTTGGTCCTGCTGAAGCGCAAGGTGAAGAAGCTGATCGAGGAAGAGGATGAGCGGAAGCCGCTGACGGATGATCAACTGGCTGCTGAGTTGCAGCGGCAGGGGATTCAGGTGACCCGAAGGACGGTGGCGAAGTACCGGGAAGATATGCAGATACCAAGCACGCACCAGCGTCGTGTGCGCTGA
- the hpf gene encoding ribosome hibernation-promoting factor, HPF/YfiA family, whose product MDVEYTGRQTTITKKLKSQAEEGVEAIAKIVGNSGSVHVILSTDKYRQIAEVTVQTKHQKMVARCEATDMIVALHDALAKIEQQAIRHKKRYGTIKRHPKSDLKGTAAEVAAPVARKTAAVKAVAKSSVGRKAVPMLVHSFPSHSPLAEPHVVRSNDSVALRPMSIEEAVKEAAFRDREVFVFRDHGGQAMVLYRKRDGKMELIEVP is encoded by the coding sequence ATGGACGTGGAGTACACCGGCAGACAGACAACGATTACAAAAAAACTGAAGTCACAGGCGGAAGAAGGTGTTGAGGCGATTGCGAAGATCGTCGGCAACTCCGGCAGCGTGCATGTGATTTTGTCCACGGACAAGTATCGACAGATCGCTGAGGTGACGGTGCAGACCAAGCATCAGAAGATGGTGGCACGGTGCGAGGCTACGGACATGATCGTCGCGTTGCACGATGCGCTGGCGAAGATTGAACAGCAGGCGATCCGGCACAAGAAGAGATACGGGACGATCAAGCGGCATCCCAAGTCGGATTTGAAGGGCACTGCAGCTGAGGTTGCGGCTCCTGTGGCACGGAAGACTGCCGCGGTGAAGGCGGTGGCGAAGAGCAGTGTTGGCCGCAAGGCAGTGCCGATGCTGGTGCACTCTTTTCCGTCGCACTCGCCGCTTGCGGAGCCGCATGTGGTGCGCTCGAATGATTCAGTTGCGTTGCGGCCGATGTCGATCGAGGAGGCGGTGAAGGAGGCTGCGTTCCGAGACCGCGAAGTATTTGTATTTCGCGACCATGGGGGGCAGGCGATGGTGCTCTATCGTAAGCGCGACGGAAAGATGGAACTGATCGAAGTCCCTTAG